A section of the Cololabis saira isolate AMF1-May2022 chromosome 16, fColSai1.1, whole genome shotgun sequence genome encodes:
- the LOC133462464 gene encoding growth/differentiation factor 10-like encodes MSFTLIVMMMLLGSSGVKNFVLEPTASAVSHPRCQDQSLETIRKSLLGALNLQNEPRIPVGMVDNIRVQWQKCLSAMSQDTTAPALSVSPDSGNSTDPKCCTTTSEISMKDLGWDNWVIHPMSLTTVQCALCNPADRTAECPSSRSTAQDTNSQGQLPCCQPTSQEMVPIVFMDETSTIVISSVQLTRTCGCEPGNEPGQPANE; translated from the exons ATGTCCTTTACCCTTATTGTCATGATGATGCTCCTAGGCTCTTCAGGGGTAAAGAACTTTGTGTTGGAGCCTACAGCCTCCGCTGTCTCCCATCCCAG GTGCCAGGATCAGTCTTTGGAGACCATCAGGAAGAGTCTCCTTGGGGCTCTCAACCTGCAGAATGAGCCAAGAATCCCTGTTGGAATGGTGGACAACATCAGAGTGCAATGGCAGAAATGCCTCAGCGCCATGTCCCAAGACACTACCG ctccggcGCTCTCTGTGTCGCCTGACAGTGGAAACAGCACAGACCCGAAGTGCTGCACCACGACCTCAGAGATCTCCATGAAAG ATCTGGGCTGGGACAACTGGGTGATTCATCCCATGAGCTTGACCACTGTTCAGTGTGCCCTCTGCAATCCTGCAGACAGAACTGCAGAGTGTCCATCATCCCGCTCCACTGCCCAGGACACTAACTCGCAG GGCCAGCTGCCGTGCTGTCAGCCCACCTCCCAGGAAATGGTGCCCATCGTCTTCATGGATGAAACCAGCACTATTGTCATTTCCTCTGTGCAGCTGACGCGCACCTGTGGCTGTGAACCTGGGAATGAACCGGGGCAGCCTGCCAACGAATAG